The Hyperolius riggenbachi isolate aHypRig1 chromosome 3, aHypRig1.pri, whole genome shotgun sequence genome window below encodes:
- the FAM107B gene encoding protein FAM107B, with protein MAEPDYIDSENAELIKPHKLVNPVKTSRNHQDLHRELLMNQKRGLSPQNKPELQKVMEKRKRDQVVKQQKEEAEQKKSEFEIELQKRHQKLEEMEMEKHKSEEQENKPEFLKVKGNLRRMNQEISSADNS; from the exons ATGGCTGAGCCTGACTATATTGATTCAGAGAACGCAGAATTAATAAAGCCCCACAAACTGGTAAATCCTGTCAAGACTTCCAGAAACCATCAAGATCTTCATCGAGAATTGTTAATGAACCAAAAACG agGCCTCTCTCCCCAGAACAAACCTGAGTTACAGAAAGTGATGGAGAAAAGGAAACGAGATCAGGTCGTAAAACagcagaaggaagaagctgaaCAGAAAAAGTCAGAGTTTGAAATCGAGCTACAAAAGAGGCATCAAAAACTTGAAGAG ATGGAAATGGAAAAACACAAGTCAGAGGAACAGGAAAACAAGCCAGAGTTTCTAAAAGTCAAAGGCAACCTCAGGAGAATGAATCAGGAAATATCCAGCGCTGACAATTCATAG